In the genome of Streptomyces sp. P3, the window AGGACGACGCCCGCAACGACCGCCTGCCGACGGTGTCCTGGATCGTGCCCCCGGGCCACCAGTCCGAGCATCCGGACCATCTGCCGGCGGCCGGCGCGGCCTTCGTCGCCTCGAAGATCGAGGCCATCGCGGCCGACCCACAGGTCTGGGCCAAGACCGCGTTCATCCTCAACTACGACGAGAACGACGGCCTCTTCGACCATGTGCCGCCCCCCACGCCGCCTGCCGGCACGCCGGGCGAGTTCGTCGGCGGCCTCCCGATCGGCGGCGGCTTCCGGGTCCCGGCGATCATCGTCTCGCCGTGGACCGTGGGCGGCTGGGTGGCCGGTGAGACCTTCGACCACACGTCCACGCTGCGGCTGCTGGAACGACTCACCGGGGTCCTGGAACCCAACATCAGCGACTGGCGGCGCGGCGCCTTCGGCGATCTCACCTCGGCGTTCTGCTTCACGGACGGCAGCTCGCCCGTGCCCGCGCTGCCCGACGACACGGAGGAACAACTGACGAAGGCACAGACGGACGTCGCCACCCTGCCCAGGCCCACCCTGCCGGGCGCCCACCAGGCCTTCCCCGTCCAGGAGAGGGGCCGTCGCCCGCAGCGCTGACGCGTCGGCCGGGGCGGCGTCCGACGACCCGGCCGCCCGAGCCGTGTCCCGTCCGTTGAGCGAGCGTGGTCCCGGTCCGTTTCCCCGTCCGTGGCGCGAGCCGTGATCCCGGTCAGTCGCGCGCGGCCGCGGCCGGGGGGTCTGCGCGCGTAGACAGCGCGCAGTCCCGGGGGAGGAAGAACAAGGCACAGATGCGCAGTGGCCCGGGCTCCCGGTTCTCCGCCATGTGAACGCCCTGAGGCCCCACCGGCTCCACGATGCAGTCCCCCGCGGGCGTCACGCACTCGGAGCCGTCGGCCAGGGTCCGGGTCAGCACCCCGGTCGTCACGACGGCGACGACCCGGCCGTCGTGGTAGTGCCAGGGCAGCGAGCCGCCCGGCGGAATCTCGTAGTCGGCGACCACCACCCTGGTGCCCTCCGGCGCGGTCAGCGCGAGCCCTTCGGTGAGGAGGCCGTCGGCGAGCAGAACCGGGGCGGGTTCGGCGGCGGCCCGGTTCCCGGCGGGCGTGCGGCAGTTCGCGCGACGGTCACCGGGAGTGGCAGGGGGCCCGGGGCGTCGGGCCCGCCGGAGCCCCCCGGGGCCCGCCGTGTCGGGTAACTCGGCTGGGGTCATGTTCCGCTGGTCAGTGCGTTCCACAGCGGTGACACTAACCCACCCCCGTCACACGGGGGTGGGTGACGGAGGGGTGACCGGGAGTCAAGACCGGCCCGCCGAGTAATCCTGCCGCCCGATCTCAGCGTCTCCCAGGGCGGGACTCGCACACACCCCGTGCGACGAGTGGTTGGGGAGACCATGAGCATGCTGCGCCTGCGCCCGGAAGTGGAGCGGCCTCACGAGGGCCGCAACGGTGGCGAGCCTCGCGCCGACCGCGCCGCGACGAAGCCGCCCGGCAACCCGTTCCGGCGCGCCGCCGCATTCGCCGGCCGCACGTTGCGGGGCGAGTGGTACGGCATCGTCGTCGACCCCGTGCGGCAGCTCGTCCGGCGCGGGCCCGCCGCACTGCTGCTGGCGGTCGTCGCCTGCGTGGGCGTGATCTTCTTCCACGGCATCGCCCAGCACCCCGCGGGCGCGGCGGCGGTGCGTCTGCTCGGCGGCGTCCAGGGTGACCTGCCTTGGTGGCTGGCCCTGCTGCGCACGCCGGTCTCTTTGTACGTCCCGGCCCTCGACCTGCCGGTGTGGGCCGGCATCACCCAGCTGTTCCTCGCCTTCGCCTTGGCGGAGCTCGCCCTCGGACGTCGCCGGACCCTGCTGATCGCCTACGCCTCCACCCTGGCCGGCACCCTCACCGTGCGGGTGATGCTGGCGATCGGACCCGGCACGTGGGGCCTCGGACTGCCGGCGGAGGCCGGTCAGGTGCTCGACACCGGCCCGTCCGCCGCGGTCGTCGGGCTCTTCACCTATCTGTCCGTCGTGCGCCGCGCGCCCATCGTGTTCACGCTCACCGGCGGTTCGATGGTGTGGGAGTCGATAGCCAGGCCCAACCTCGCCGGCCGCGAGCACCTGATCGCCGTGGCCGCCGCCCTCGTCATGGGTCTGCTGCAGCTGCGCGCGGACCGCAGGCGGCAGGCTCGGCGGCCCGGCCTCGTGGATGCCCCGGCGGGATGACGGCCGACCCGCGCCCTGTGCGGTGAGGTGTCGGAGACGCGGCTCGTCTGAGATCTTGCTGTGAATGCGCCGTGCGATTGAACACTTCCGCGTCCGGCAGCGTATGAGGTCGGGGGATTTCTTGTCCGTGGCCGCCGACGACGCGTAGGAGCACTCCTTGGCACAGAGCAGGCGCAGACGACCGACGGGCGGACGGCGGGCCAGTTTCGCCGCGATGGCGCTCATTCTCGGCGGCGGCGGGTTGATGGCGGCGAACGTCTATGCCTCGGCGACCGAGGACGGCACCGAGGGCAACTCCGTACGCAAGGGTGGCAACAGCGCCGTCACCATCGACTGCCCGGACGTGGGCGCCAAGCTGACGACCGTCCCGGACCAGGCCTTGGCGGAGGTCGACCGCGAACTCGCCGTGCTCGACGAGCAGGTCGCCGCGGCCTACCGGCAACTCCAGCAGTCGGCGCAGTCGGTGCGTCAGGACGCGGGCTTCGTCGACAACGCGGTGATGAACCCGCTCAAGGAGAAGCGCGGCGCGACGATCGAACGGATCGCGGTCGCCATCGACCGGGTCGGGGACCGCCCGGAAGGCCTCGAGTCCCTCGCCTCCTGCGCCCTGCGCGCCTCCGACGACCAGGCTGACGAGGGTGCCGACGGCAAGGGCGACGAGAACCGGGGCGACGGCCGGCAGGACGGCCAGGACCAGGGCGACAAGGGCCAGGACGGCCAGGACCAGGACGGTGGCCAGCAGGGCGGGCAGGGCAACGCCGGGCAGGGCAACGGCGGACAGGCCGGGAACGGTCCGGTCGCCGCCGACTTCGCGGACATCACCTCCGTCCAGCCGGCTCAGCAGACCCCCGACCCCCGCTCCGGCCCCTCCCGCGGCGTCTTCGTCACCAGCTGCGGCGTCAACGCGGGCGGCCTGTTCAACTCGGACAACGTGATCGTCGCGCCGGGCGTCAGCAACGGCGCCCACCACTTCCACGACTACGTCGGCAACCAGTCGAACAACGCCTTCGCCTCCGACGACGACCTGGCGAAGGCCGAGACGAGCTGCGTCGACCAGGGCGACAAGTCGACCTACTACTGGCCCGTGCTGCGCCTGCAGAACGGCGCCCAGGAGCAGGACGCGCAGAGCCCCGGTGGTGGCGTCGAGGGCAACGCCGGCAAGATCATCACCCCGAAGGACGTCACACTGACCTTCGTCGGCAACCCGCGCTCCAAGGTCACGGC includes:
- a CDS encoding cupin domain-containing protein; this translates as MERTDQRNMTPAELPDTAGPGGLRRARRPGPPATPGDRRANCRTPAGNRAAAEPAPVLLADGLLTEGLALTAPEGTRVVVADYEIPPGGSLPWHYHDGRVVAVVTTGVLTRTLADGSECVTPAGDCIVEPVGPQGVHMAENREPGPLRICALFFLPRDCALSTRADPPAAAARD